A genome region from Macaca fascicularis isolate 582-1 chromosome 3, T2T-MFA8v1.1 includes the following:
- the NOBOX gene encoding homeobox protein NOBOX has product MEPTEDACQGPRGQEAAEKALAARPREEELLRGSAPHAQDTQSEEPPPSCTISGEKKPPAVSGEATGADAGRPCPPPRSRALHKDRTVARSRPQAPGEDCSLPVGEVKTGKRSYSPAPGKQKKPNATGLAPTSSPGAPNSARTTHNPVPCGSGRGPCHLANLLSTLAQSNQNRDQKQGPPEVTCQLKKKTRTLYRSDQLEELERIFQEDHYPDSDKRREIAQTVGVTPQRIMVWFQNRRAKWRKMEKLNGKENKDNAAAPGPASSQCSSAAELLPAVPMEPKPDPFPQESPLDTFPEPPMLLTSDQTLAPTQHSEGAQRVVTPPLFSPPPVRRADLPFPLGPVHTPQLMPLLMDIAGSDSSNKDGPCGSWGTSITLPPHCSYLEELEPQDYQQSNQPGPFQFSQAPQPPLFQSPQPKFPYLPTFPFSMPSSLTLPPPEDSLFTFPCGPSGGTSQGYCPGASSGQILMQPPAGNMGTASWSDPCLPELPFPGPFCPQAPGHPPGGDGYFPDLFPAPCTQALGRQPSSALSWLPEGARPGTGLLLSKAKEEPPAASLDQPSALEEARGDDKNSHVP; this is encoded by the exons ATGGAACCCACAGAGGATGCCTGCCAGGGACCGCGGG GCCAGGAAGCTGCAGAGAAGGCCCTGGCTGCCAGACCCCGGGAGGAGGAACTGCTCCGGGGCTCAGCCCCTCATGCTCAGGACACTCAGAGTGAGGAACCGCCACCCTCCTGCACCATCTCAGGAGAGAAGAAGCCGCCAGCAGTCTCTGGAGAAGCCACTGGGGCTGATGCTGGGAGACCGTGCCCGCCCCCCCGCTCCAGGGCTCTCCACAAAGACAGAACAGTAGCCCGCTCCAGGCCCCAGGCGCCGGGGGAAGATTGCTCCCTCCCGGTGGGCGAGGTGAAGACAGGAAAGAGGTCCTATTCTCCAGCCCCTGGGAAGCAGAAAAAGCCTAATGCCACGGGATTGGCCCCAACATCATCTCCTGGTGCCCCTAACTCAGCCCGTACCACACACAACCCAGTGCCCTGTGGGTCAGGCCGGGGGCCCTGCCACCTGGCCAATCTCCTCAGTACATTGGCACAGAGCAACCAAAACAGAGACCAGAAGCAGGGGCCCCCGGAAGTGACTTGCCAACTTAAGAAAAAGACACGAACCCTATACCGCTCAG aTCAGCTGGAGGAGCTAGAGAGGATATTCCAAGAAGACCACTATCCTGACAGTGATAAACGCCGAGAGATTGCCCAGACGGTGGGGGTGACTCCCCAGCGCATCATG GTGTGGTTCCAGAATCGCCGGGCCAAGTGGCgaaaaatggagaaactgaatGGGAAAGAAAACAAGGACAATGCTGCAGCCCCTGGCCCTGCCAGCAGTCAGTGCAG CTCTGCAGCTGAGCTCCTACCTGCTGTGCCCATGGAGCCAAAGCCTGACCCTTTCCCTCAGGAGTCCCCTCTGGATACCTTTCCAG AGCCCCCCATGCTGCTGACTTCTGACCAGACTTTGGCCCCCACCCAACACAGTGAGGGTGCTCAGAGGGTGGTGACCCCCCCACTCTTCAGCCCCCCACCTGTGCGAAGGGCCGACCTTCCTTTCCCCCTTGGCCCTGTCCACACACCCCAACTGATGCCACTGCTGATGGACATTGCTGGCAGTGACAGCAGCAACAAGGATGGCCCCTGTGGGTCCTGGGGGACAAG CATCACCCTGCCACCCCACTGTTCATATTTGGAAGAGCTGGAGCCCCAGGATTACCAACAGAGCAACCAGCCAGGACCCTTCCAGTTCTCCCAGGCTCCACAGCCCCCACTTTTCCAGTCCCCTCAGCCCAAGTTTCCCTACCTCCCCACTTTCCCCTTCTCCATGCCCAGTTCGCTGACACTTCCACCGCCCGAAGACTCTCTGTTTACATTTCCCTGTGGCCCCAGCGGGGGCACGTCACAGGGCTATTGCCCAGGTGCCTCCTCAGGGCAGATCCTGATGCAGCCCCCTGCTGGGAATATGG GCACAGCCTCCTGGAGTGACCCCTGTTTGCCAGAGCTGCCCTTCCCTGGTCCGTTCTGCCCGCAAGCTCCAGGGCATCCCCCAGGAGGGGATGGCTACTTTCCTGATCTATTTCCAGCTCCCTGCACCCAGGCTCTGGGCAGGCAGCCTTCATCAGCTCTCTCCTGGCTGCCTGAAGGGGCCAGACCAGGGACTGGGCTCTTACTCAGCAAGGCAAAAGAGGAACCGCCAGCTGCTTCCCTGGATCAGCCCTCAGCGCTGGAGGAGGCCAGAGGGGATGACAAGAATAGCCATGTCCCCTAG